The following coding sequences are from one Leptospira mayottensis 200901116 window:
- a CDS encoding MBL fold metallo-hydrolase, protein MANQLKKRQENQEGNFYVDSTCIDCETCRIIAPSTFSEKNGGSYVRKQPETESEKIEALRALLSCPTTSIGTEDRMDLKEAKETFPSKIEANVYYCGYHSKDSFGAFSYLILREDGNILVDSPRFVPSLANKIESLGGIRYHFLTHQDDVADHQKFRERFGCNRIIHEYDRSSIPSPEIVLKGETVFKLGNDVKIIPTPGHTKGHSVLLLEDRFLFTGDHLAYDPQKDRLIAFKGVCWYSWSEQINSMKKLKDYPFEWILPGHGYPIKKEYKTMQNLLKECISWMEKR, encoded by the coding sequence GTGGCAAACCAGCTGAAAAAACGCCAAGAGAATCAAGAAGGCAATTTCTACGTGGATTCCACCTGCATCGACTGCGAAACGTGCAGAATCATCGCACCATCTACGTTCTCCGAAAAAAACGGAGGTTCTTACGTTAGGAAACAACCGGAAACGGAATCTGAAAAAATCGAAGCACTTCGCGCTTTGCTTTCTTGTCCGACAACTTCTATCGGAACCGAGGACAGAATGGATCTAAAAGAAGCGAAGGAAACGTTTCCTTCCAAAATTGAAGCAAATGTATATTATTGCGGTTATCATTCAAAGGATTCTTTCGGAGCATTTTCATATCTTATCCTTAGGGAAGATGGAAACATTCTCGTGGATTCTCCCCGATTCGTACCTTCTCTTGCAAATAAGATAGAATCTTTGGGAGGAATCCGTTATCATTTTTTAACCCATCAAGACGATGTCGCCGATCATCAAAAATTTAGGGAACGATTTGGGTGTAATCGAATCATCCACGAATATGATCGAAGTTCGATTCCTTCTCCGGAAATTGTCCTAAAGGGCGAAACAGTATTCAAACTCGGAAATGATGTCAAAATCATTCCCACTCCGGGACACACAAAAGGACACTCCGTATTATTATTAGAAGATCGGTTTCTTTTTACGGGAGATCATCTCGCCTATGATCCGCAAAAAGACCGCCTGATTGCGTTCAAGGGAGTTTGTTGGTATTCTTGGTCAGAACAAATCAATTCCATGAAAAAGCTGAAAGATTATCCTTTCGAATGGATTTTACCAGGGCACGGATATCCGATAAAAAAGGAATACAAAACGATGCAAAATCTTTTAAAGGAATGTATTTCCTGGATGGAAAAACGTTAA
- a CDS encoding efflux RND transporter permease subunit, with translation MGSLIESFIRNRLFMYLGMVFILVSGIVSLLGLRRDAFPNVDMKQMVISTKFPGASPADVELRITYPIEEKLKEIDGIDEIRSFSRNSVSDIDVRVNLEEKDPEKVLNEIRRAVDNAMSEFPAQVTEKPKMTERKSGSFPILEFSIFGGKDEIELHTTAEFIEREIEKIQGVARVDVFGKRDREWHILVNANKLKQYSLDLNDIISTIRNRNINIPAGSVDSETAFDLRIDGEFKNPSEIGKIPARTNEIFSTVKLGDIAKVEDTFEYPRFLAIANGKQGLILSVIKKERADAIEVADNVHSKLQELSKTYPSGMKTFILNDEAKRTKNRLSVVSSNALIGFTIVFGILFLFLDFRTATLTSLSLPFSMLMTFAVLPLFDVSFNMISMMGLIISLGMLVDNSIVISENIYTYLSEKNDTFTASLRGTVEMVVPIFGSYLTTVTAFLPMLFMTGIMGKFIWEIPLVVIVALTASLIESFLFLPARIVAFAKTPDQMKIKSRFRLTMDSIFHSIETSFSKFVSFNIQHKKSSFAIILLLVFGSCGAMSQMDFILFPKEDIEVIMIKAEFSPTSRIFQTREKTKYMENIVQKIPKEELVSYSTKIGVQQTDPDDPLSRFGENLAVILIYLTPETKRKRKASEILSSIESDLRKTPGVNEVFLEEFGNAPPIGAPITISIQGNDYETLKKISNELQAFLKSIPGVFSVRDDYRYGRKQMYIQLDKGLESFTGISTLSAANGLRTAYDGERAGTVRKGRTKIYLRVLYDKDFRKNPNEIKSIPLRNKAGNITNLAKISKMNLIESPELLAHKDFDRAITVNGDVKLDEITAHDANQRVANEFKPLIERQYPGISLTFGGEEKDTQRSMTSLAKAGLIAIFGIFGILALTIKSFWKPILILSTIPLGIIGIVIGFPLSGKSISFLAMIGIIGLAGVLVNASIVLVDCIDSIRKDSKASMDEILIEASQRRFRPILLTTLTTVAGLLPTAYSLGGSDPVLIPMTLALGWGLGFGTLGSLFYVPVTLSVFNDLMIKFGKKKTKKK, from the coding sequence ATGGGATCACTTATAGAATCTTTTATCAGAAACCGCCTGTTCATGTATTTGGGAATGGTCTTTATCCTTGTATCGGGAATCGTTTCTCTTCTAGGTTTACGAAGAGACGCATTCCCTAACGTGGACATGAAACAAATGGTCATTTCCACAAAATTTCCAGGAGCCTCTCCCGCGGACGTAGAACTCAGAATTACTTATCCCATAGAAGAAAAACTCAAAGAAATTGACGGAATCGACGAAATTCGCTCTTTTTCTCGCAACTCTGTTTCGGACATAGACGTCCGGGTAAATTTGGAAGAAAAAGATCCCGAAAAAGTTTTAAATGAAATCCGAAGAGCCGTGGACAATGCTATGTCCGAATTTCCGGCCCAAGTCACCGAAAAACCGAAAATGACAGAACGTAAATCGGGATCGTTTCCAATACTTGAATTCTCGATTTTCGGAGGAAAGGACGAAATCGAACTCCATACGACCGCCGAATTTATAGAACGGGAAATAGAAAAAATTCAAGGCGTAGCAAGGGTGGACGTTTTCGGAAAAAGAGATAGAGAATGGCATATTTTAGTAAACGCTAATAAACTAAAGCAATATTCTTTAGATTTAAACGATATCATCAGCACAATTCGCAACAGAAATATCAACATCCCCGCAGGTTCGGTGGATTCGGAAACCGCATTCGATTTAAGAATCGACGGAGAATTCAAAAATCCCTCTGAAATCGGCAAAATTCCGGCTAGGACCAACGAGATTTTTTCGACGGTAAAACTCGGAGACATCGCGAAAGTGGAAGATACTTTCGAGTATCCAAGATTTCTTGCAATCGCAAACGGAAAACAAGGATTAATTCTTTCGGTAATCAAAAAGGAAAGAGCAGACGCAATTGAGGTTGCGGATAACGTTCATTCCAAACTGCAAGAATTGTCTAAAACTTATCCCTCTGGTATGAAAACCTTCATACTGAACGACGAAGCCAAAAGAACGAAAAATCGCCTCAGCGTGGTTTCTTCCAACGCTTTGATCGGATTTACGATCGTCTTCGGAATTTTATTCTTATTTTTGGATTTTAGAACAGCGACCCTCACTTCTCTTTCTCTTCCGTTCTCAATGTTAATGACGTTTGCGGTTCTTCCACTTTTTGACGTTTCGTTTAACATGATTTCGATGATGGGTTTAATAATCTCGTTGGGAATGCTCGTCGATAACTCAATCGTAATCTCGGAAAATATATACACATATCTCTCGGAAAAGAACGATACCTTCACTGCATCATTACGCGGAACCGTAGAGATGGTTGTTCCGATTTTCGGATCTTATCTCACAACGGTAACAGCTTTTCTTCCGATGTTATTTATGACTGGTATCATGGGAAAATTTATCTGGGAAATTCCCTTAGTGGTGATCGTTGCACTTACTGCAAGTCTTATAGAATCTTTCTTATTCTTACCAGCAAGAATCGTGGCCTTTGCAAAAACTCCCGACCAGATGAAAATCAAAAGTCGATTCCGACTCACAATGGATTCCATCTTCCATTCGATCGAAACGAGTTTTTCAAAATTCGTTTCGTTTAACATCCAACACAAAAAGTCTTCGTTTGCAATCATACTGTTGTTGGTCTTCGGATCCTGCGGCGCCATGTCTCAGATGGACTTTATACTCTTTCCGAAAGAAGACATAGAGGTCATCATGATCAAAGCCGAGTTTTCTCCTACTTCCAGAATTTTCCAAACCAGAGAAAAAACGAAGTATATGGAAAATATCGTTCAAAAAATTCCAAAGGAAGAATTGGTCAGTTATTCCACAAAAATCGGAGTACAACAAACCGATCCGGACGATCCTTTATCACGTTTTGGCGAGAATCTCGCCGTAATTCTAATTTACCTGACTCCGGAAACAAAACGGAAAAGAAAAGCGTCCGAAATTCTTAGCTCTATTGAATCGGATCTCAGAAAAACCCCAGGAGTAAACGAAGTCTTTTTAGAAGAATTCGGAAACGCTCCCCCAATCGGAGCACCGATCACGATATCGATCCAAGGAAATGATTACGAAACCCTAAAGAAGATTTCGAACGAGTTGCAGGCGTTCTTAAAATCGATCCCCGGAGTCTTTTCCGTTCGAGACGACTATCGTTACGGTCGCAAACAAATGTACATCCAACTCGATAAAGGACTAGAAAGTTTTACGGGTATCTCCACATTATCCGCCGCAAACGGTTTGAGAACGGCTTACGACGGAGAAAGAGCAGGAACAGTCCGTAAGGGAAGAACAAAAATATATTTAAGAGTCCTCTACGACAAGGACTTTCGCAAAAATCCAAACGAAATCAAATCGATTCCTCTTAGAAACAAGGCGGGGAACATTACGAATCTTGCAAAGATTTCCAAAATGAATCTGATCGAATCTCCGGAACTTCTCGCGCATAAAGATTTTGATCGCGCCATCACAGTAAATGGAGACGTAAAGTTAGACGAAATAACGGCCCACGATGCAAACCAAAGAGTAGCGAACGAATTCAAACCTTTAATCGAACGACAGTATCCCGGAATATCTCTTACGTTCGGCGGAGAGGAAAAAGACACCCAAAGATCGATGACATCTCTTGCTAAAGCTGGTCTTATAGCAATCTTCGGTATCTTTGGAATTCTCGCGTTGACGATCAAAAGTTTTTGGAAACCGATATTGATCCTCAGTACAATTCCATTAGGAATTATCGGAATCGTGATCGGTTTTCCTCTTTCCGGAAAATCCATCAGCTTCTTGGCGATGATCGGAATCATAGGTTTAGCGGGAGTTCTCGTAAACGCATCCATCGTCCTCGTAGATTGTATCGACTCGATTAGAAAAGATTCCAAAGCAAGTATGGACGAGATCCTGATCGAAGCGAGCCAAAGAAGATTCAGACCGATTCTTTTAACGACTCTTACTACGGTTGCAGGTTTATTACCAACCGCATACAGTCTCGGGGGCTCAGATCCGGTTCTGATTCCGATGACATTAGCCTTAGGTTGGGGATTGGGCTTTGGAACGTTAGGAAGTCTTTTCTACGTTCCTGTCACATTATCCGTGTTTAACGATCTTATGATAAAATTTGGCAAAAAGAAAACCAAAAAGAAGTAA